CCTTTCAAAAATGTCCTTCTTCTCATGAAGATCTTCCGCCAAAGTTACGAAAAATGTTACGTAAAAGTAACTCTAGCGGCGAATTCATTTTTCAAATGAATGTTTTAAAATTTTGCAAAACATATCAAGATATGTATGAAAAAATTATCATAATTACAAAGATTTTAGTTATTAAGCAGATAAGTACGAGTTAGAGATAGATTTATCGATAAAAATTGTTATTTATAAACAATTTAAATTGGGCAAAGAATGACCATCACTGATAAATACTGCTATTCATTCATGATTTATCGGAGAGAAAAATTACAAAAAAAGAGCTGTGCATCAAACACAGCTCTTTCTTGATAAAAATGTTATTTCTGACGTTCAGAAACCAACGAATCGTCTGACCGTTTACTTACGACGCCACGTGGTGCCCTGAGGGCCATCTTCCAGAATAATGCCCATTGCGGTCAGTTTATCACGCGCGGCATCTGCGGCTGCCCAGTCCTTCGCGGCACGAGCATCCAGACGCTGCTGAATCAGCGCTTCAATCTCAGCCACATCATCTTCTTTGGCACCACTTTGCAGGAAAGCTTCAGGTTCCTGTGCCAGCAAGCCCAGTACGCTGCCCAGTTCACGCAAGCGCGCACCCAGTGCAGAAGCGGCTGCCAGGTCTTCAGTCTTCAGACGGTTGATTTCACGGGCCATATCAAACAGCACTGAATACGCTTCAGGCGTATTGAAATCATCATCCATAGCAGCTTTGAAACGCTCAACAAAAGCTTCACCGCCCTGCGCGGCAACGGTCTCGTCCAGTCCGCGCAGTGCCGTATATAAACGTTCCAGCGCAGAGCGGGCCTGCTTCAGGTTTTCTTCGCTGTAGTTCAGCTGGCTGCGATAATGCCCGGACATCAGAAAGTAACGTACGCTCTCAGCATCGTAATAACCCAGTACATCGCGGATGGTAAAGAAGTTCCCCAGTGATTTAGACATCTTCTCACGATCAACCATCACCATGCCACTGTGCATCCAGGTATTGACATACTGAGTATCATGGGCACAGCAGGACTGAGCAATTTCGTTTTCATGATGCGGGAATTGCAGGTCAGAGCCGCCGCCATGAATATCGAAATGATCGCCCAGAATGGCAGAGTTCATCGCAGAACATTCAATGTGCCAGCCCGGACGACCCGGTCCCCATGGGGATTCCCAGGTCGGCTCACCCGGCTTGGACATTTTCCACAGGACAAAATCCAACGGACTGCGCTTGGCGGTTTCGATATCAACACGGGCGCCGGCCTGAAGCTGCTCCAGATCCTGGCCGGACAGCTTGCCGTATTCATCAAATTTGCTGACTTCGAACATGACATCGCCGTTGTCCGCCACATACGCGAATCCGCGCTCAATCAGGCGTTCACACAGTGCAATGATTTCCGTAATAAATTTAGTCGCACGCGGTTCCACATCCGGACGCGCCATCCCCAGTGCATCAAAATCGGTGTACATTTCACCAATCAGACGCTCTGTCAGAGAGTCACAGCTTTCACCGTTCTCAGCAGCGCGTTTGATGATTTTGTCGTCAATATCTGTGATGTTACGGACAAAAGTCAGGTCATAACCGCTGTAACGCAGATAGCGCGACACCACGTCGAATGCGACAAAAGTTCGACCGTGGCCGATGTGACACAAATCGTAAATGGTAACCCCGCAGACGTACATGCCGACTTTGCCTGGCACGATGGGTTTAAATTCCTCTTTTTGTCTTGTCAGTGAGTTATAGATCTTTAACATGTCTGATAATTACTCATTTTTGGGGTTACGATTTAAAGGGCTAATTACACCTTTAATGACCTTTGAAGGCAAGGGAAATTGCGGTATCAGCCTGATATTCGCGACCGATTTTACCTCTCCGAACCCTCTTCTATAGTTAAAGGATTACGCCTGTCCATTCCGGGCAGATTGATAGCAAACTTGTATTGACGCTTAGCCTTAGTTCGTTAGAATTCAGGGTTTAAAAGCAATACACTCCAGTAAAGGATAAGCTCATGGTAACGCTTCACACCACATTTGGTGATATTAAAATTCAGCTAGACACAGAAAAAGCACCAGAGACCAGTGCGAACTTCCTGCAGTACTGCCGTGACGGTTTCTATCAAGGCACGCTGTTTCACCGTGTGATTGACGGCTTCATGATCCAGGGCGGCGGCATGGCTTCCGGCATGGTAGAAAAAGAAACCCGTGCGCCAATCAAGAATGAAGCGAATAACGGCCTGAGCAACAAAACTGGCACGATTGCAATGGCACGTACCATGGAACCACACTCTGCCAGCTCTCAGTTTTTCATCAACGTTAACGACAACAACTTCCTGGACTTCAAATCTGAAACGCCAGACGGTTGGGGTTACTGCGTATTCGGTGAAGTGGTTGAAGGTATGGACGTCGTCAACAAGATTAAATCTGTGGCGACAGGCAACTGGGGTTACGTACACCAGGATGTTCCTGTAGAAGAAGTTGTGATCAACTCTGTCACCATCGAAGAATAATCATCTGTCAGTGGCCGGATTCCTCCGGCCACTTTCTCCGGACGCTATGACCACTTGCTTTATTGCAGATTTGCACCTGAGTGCGGATCGACCTGACATCACCGATTGTTTCCTGCGCTTTATGTCTGAAGAAGCCACCCAATGCGAGGCGCTGTATGTGCTGGGTGATTTGTTCGAGATGTGGATTGGCGATGATGACGACAATACGTTTCACCGACAGATTAAAGGGGCGTTCAAAGCGCTGACCGAATCTGGCGTTCCCTGCTATTTTATTCATGGCAACCGGGACTTTCTGATCGGTTCACAATTCAGCCGGGAAACCGGAGTCACTTTGCTGCCTGAACACACCGTGATTGATCTCTACGGCACGCCGACCCTCATACTGCATGGCGATACCCTGTGTACGCTGGATGAAAATTATCAGCGCTATCGCAAAAAGGTTCATAACCCTTTCATTCAGTGGCTGTTCTTGCGGTTACCCCTATCCTGGCGACAGTCCATTGGCCGTAAAATGCGTTCTAACAGCAGTCAGACCAATCAGATGAAAGCGAATTCAATCATGGATGTCACACCTCAAGCCGTGATTGACCTGATGAAAGAGAAAAAAGTCACCCGTATGATTCACGGGCATACCCACCGCCCGGCGGTTCATCAGATAAACACGGATAATCTGCAAGCCACAAGAACCGTTTTGGGAGACTGGTATGATCAAGGCTCTGTACTGCGTTGTTCGCCAAAGAGTTGCCAGCTCGAAACCCGCCAATTCCCGGATGCCTGAAAGGGATAAAAAATCTTCAAAAAGTATTCATCAGGGTTATCTCTCGTCGTTTTCACTTTCGCTCACGACCAGATTTGAGTATTATTTTTACTTATCCACATTTTCTTTTGGGCTAAAGATCACAAGCCGCGTAATTTCTCCGCCAAAGGTCACAACCGGTAGAAAATTCTACTGCTAATGTTACGCAACGGTGATAATTATAAGTAATCGAATGGACTAACTCAGTCATGCGGACTATTCACCAACGAGAAACTCAGGCTATGCAAGCCCTCGCCGACAGAACGATAACCATCAACAGTACTGATATCATGTATTCATATCTAGCGAGACAGCCCGTATTAGACCGAGATAAAACGACCATCGGCTATGAATTACTGTTCAGGGACGGGCCGAGAAACTGTTTTCCCAATGTTCCTCCGGAAGAAGCAACTAACCGCCTCTTGCTGGATAACTTTTTCTCAAACGGTTCGAACGATGTATGCAGCGGCAAACTCGCTTTTGTAAACTTCCCTGAAAAAAGCCTGTTACAAGGTACACCACTGCTCTTCCCGTCCCACAGCTTCGTCATTGAAGTCCTGGAAGACTGCACGCCTTCAGAGCAACTCCTGGAAAAGGTCAAGGACCTGTTTCAGAGAGGTTATCTGATTGCCTTGGATGATTTTAATCCGAGCGTGGAATGGAACCGATTTCTGCCGTATGTACATATTGTCAAATTCGACCTGCAACTGACACCGATCGAAAAAGCACGCTTTTTTATCCGCCGTCATAAAGACAAACCCATTCAGTTCCTGGCTGAAAAAGTCGAAACCTACGCAGAATTCAAAGAAGCGAAAGCAGCGGGTTTTCATCTGTTTCAGGGCTACTTTTTCAGTAAACCTGAGATGATGCAGCAAAAAACCCTGAGTCCGTCAGCACTGACAACGCTGCGCCTTTATCAGCAGATTTGCCAGGATGATGTCGACTTTGACGCCGCTGAAGAAGTCATCGCAACCGACTTGTCTCTCTCTTACAAACTGCTTCGGCAT
This DNA window, taken from Photobacterium sp. CCB-ST2H9, encodes the following:
- a CDS encoding EAL and HDOD domain-containing protein translates to MYSYLARQPVLDRDKTTIGYELLFRDGPRNCFPNVPPEEATNRLLLDNFFSNGSNDVCSGKLAFVNFPEKSLLQGTPLLFPSHSFVIEVLEDCTPSEQLLEKVKDLFQRGYLIALDDFNPSVEWNRFLPYVHIVKFDLQLTPIEKARFFIRRHKDKPIQFLAEKVETYAEFKEAKAAGFHLFQGYFFSKPEMMQQKTLSPSALTTLRLYQQICQDDVDFDAAEEVIATDLSLSYKLLRHVNAITSNRAVPISSFKQALIYLGQERLRRFISFVATSHVTKDKPPSLYCLSLQRAHLCELLAADVSPQLNCNRAFLTGLFSMLDSLLDQPMDVLIPMLPLDITIQDALISRNGDLGHLLSLVCAYDYADWEQVDAMCRRLGLNTESVAKRYLESVEWVTQIEELQ
- a CDS encoding peptidylprolyl isomerase, which gives rise to MVTLHTTFGDIKIQLDTEKAPETSANFLQYCRDGFYQGTLFHRVIDGFMIQGGGMASGMVEKETRAPIKNEANNGLSNKTGTIAMARTMEPHSASSQFFINVNDNNFLDFKSETPDGWGYCVFGEVVEGMDVVNKIKSVATGNWGYVHQDVPVEEVVINSVTIEE
- the cysS gene encoding cysteine--tRNA ligase, yielding MLKIYNSLTRQKEEFKPIVPGKVGMYVCGVTIYDLCHIGHGRTFVAFDVVSRYLRYSGYDLTFVRNITDIDDKIIKRAAENGESCDSLTERLIGEMYTDFDALGMARPDVEPRATKFITEIIALCERLIERGFAYVADNGDVMFEVSKFDEYGKLSGQDLEQLQAGARVDIETAKRSPLDFVLWKMSKPGEPTWESPWGPGRPGWHIECSAMNSAILGDHFDIHGGGSDLQFPHHENEIAQSCCAHDTQYVNTWMHSGMVMVDREKMSKSLGNFFTIRDVLGYYDAESVRYFLMSGHYRSQLNYSEENLKQARSALERLYTALRGLDETVAAQGGEAFVERFKAAMDDDFNTPEAYSVLFDMAREINRLKTEDLAAASALGARLRELGSVLGLLAQEPEAFLQSGAKEDDVAEIEALIQQRLDARAAKDWAAADAARDKLTAMGIILEDGPQGTTWRRK
- the lpxH gene encoding UDP-2,3-diacylglucosamine diphosphatase, translated to MTTCFIADLHLSADRPDITDCFLRFMSEEATQCEALYVLGDLFEMWIGDDDDNTFHRQIKGAFKALTESGVPCYFIHGNRDFLIGSQFSRETGVTLLPEHTVIDLYGTPTLILHGDTLCTLDENYQRYRKKVHNPFIQWLFLRLPLSWRQSIGRKMRSNSSQTNQMKANSIMDVTPQAVIDLMKEKKVTRMIHGHTHRPAVHQINTDNLQATRTVLGDWYDQGSVLRCSPKSCQLETRQFPDA